From the Cytophagia bacterium CHB2 genome, one window contains:
- the ybeY gene encoding rRNA maturation RNase YbeY, whose amino-acid sequence MKPLKSKRAEQATATPRPMIPTTAPAGRLKLKLVRSRLAKSRGALKKRLTRLLQELWQAHRAPAAEVEVHFIDEPAMCALHEQFLQDSSPTDIITFDLGMMPGQRRLASLCICPAVAQRHARRFKTTLSRELDRLIIHGVLHLLGYEDHEPALRRRMRIHENKILTQLVHRPKPGKLST is encoded by the coding sequence ATGAAACCTCTGAAAAGCAAACGAGCCGAACAAGCGACAGCAACCCCACGTCCCATGATTCCGACGACGGCGCCGGCTGGCCGTTTGAAACTGAAACTGGTACGCTCCCGGCTCGCGAAAAGCCGCGGCGCTCTTAAAAAGCGGTTGACACGGCTATTGCAGGAGCTGTGGCAGGCGCACCGCGCACCCGCCGCCGAAGTCGAAGTTCATTTTATCGATGAGCCGGCCATGTGCGCGCTACATGAGCAGTTTCTTCAGGACTCCTCTCCCACCGACATCATCACATTTGATTTGGGTATGATGCCCGGGCAGCGGCGGTTGGCCTCGTTATGTATTTGTCCGGCAGTGGCGCAGCGGCATGCCCGGCGATTTAAAACCACATTATCGCGCGAACTTGATCGTTTGATCATTCACGGCGTTTTGCATTTGCTCGGCTATGAAGATCATGAGCCGGCGCTGCGGCGCCGCATGCGCATCCATGAAAATAAAATACTCACTCAACTCGTTCACCGGCCGAAACCAGGCAAGCTTTCAACTTGA